The Aestuariibaculum lutulentum genome segment GTTATGCTGATTGGTGTGTTGTGTTGCCTGACCTGATTTGTATTTGTTTAAATCAAGTAATTCTGAAACTTTATTATGAGATATATTTAGCATAGTAATTACGAATTAATCATGTGACCATCTTCTAAAGTGATGTGCTTGTTGCACTTGTGTTTCCAGTAGTTAAGGTTACTAACTACAATAACACTCCAAGGATTCGATTTGTCGCATAAGTATTCAAATATTTTTTCAGATTCTTCAAAATTAAATTGCTTTAAAGGCTCTTCTAAAATTAAAACTTTAGGTTGTTTTAAAATGGCTCTTGCCAGTAGTAGTTTACTGGAAATAAAGTACGGAATCTGTTTTCCTTCTGGTTTTATTAAGGTGTTTAAACCGTGTTGTTGTCGCTTTAAAAAACTGGTTAGACCTACTTTTTCAAACACACTAAAAATGTCTTCGTCACTAATGTCACGATTTCCAAACGTCACATTTTCTCGAATGGTTCCTTCAAAAGGCGATTCTTCCGAAAGTACCATCCCTAAATGCGAACGGTATTTGTTAATGTGTAAACTTTCAATAGATAAGTTGTCGATATAAATATAACCGTCGGTAGGGGCAACGACACCTGAGATAAGCTGTAACAAACTTGATTTACCGGAACCACTTTCTCCTTGAATTAAAACACGGTCACTTGGCTCTATAGTAAAAGAAATGTGTTCTAAAATTGGCTTGTTACGGTTGTAAACCCGATATCCAGCATTTTTAAGTTCTATAGTAAACGGTCTTGCACCAGATACTTCTTCTCCGAATTGATTTTCAATAGGTTTATCTACTACCTGACCTAATTTTTCAATAGCTGTAAGGACATCGTAAATAGATTCTAAACTTAAAATAAGTTTTTCAACTGAAGCAATAATTAAGATGATGATGATTTCGGCAGCAACAAACTGACCAATATTCATTTGTTGATGAAGTACTAAAGATCCTCCAACTAATAATAAACTTGCAGTTACAATAACCTTAAAACCAATCATTTGTTTAAACTGAAGCATTAAAACTTTAAAGTGACTTTCACGTCCGCTTACATAATCGAAAACTAAATCGTCGGTTTTGTCAAGAGCCAAACTGGTTTTTCCTGATAGTTTAAAGCTTATAACGGTACGGGCAATTTCTTCAAGCCAGTGCGCCATTTTATACTTGTATTTAGATTCTTTTAAACTGGTGTCCAAACCTTTTTTTGCGGTGTATTTGAACACGATAAAAATGAGTCCTAATAAAAGAATTCCGAATACAATAAAGAATGGATGATAAAATGATAACAGGATTAAGGCAAAGATAACCTGTAAAAAAGCTGATGGAATATCGATAAGTATTTTAGAAAGTCCCTTTTGAATACTCAAGGTATCGAAAAAACGATTGGCTAATTCGGGCAGGTAGTAATTGCGCATTTCGTCCATTTTAATTTTAGGAAATCTATAAGCTAAATCGAATGAAGCTCTTGTGAAAATACGCTGCTGTATACTTTCAATAATTCTAATTTGTATAAGTTTTAAGATACCTGTAAACGCCACACCCGAGGTTACTAAAACCACTAAAACAATCCAGGAAGTAGAAACCTGTCCGCCCTGTAAAAGTGTAATAATAGCTTGAATTCCTAAGGGTAAGGTTAAAGCTAAAATCCCCTCAAAAATGGCAAAGTAAGCGACTCTGAATATGTCTTTCTTTTCAAGTTGAACAAGACCTAGAAAACGTTTCCAAGGTGATAAAACGTTGTTATTCTCCATGCTTTAGTGTATTAAATATTAAGTTGGTATAAAATTCGGTTACAGATGTTGTTTTATTACAGTTTGTAATACTTTTAATGTGCTGTTGAAAAAAGTGCTGATGTAAAGCGCCTTCAATTGTAGAACTGGCCAAACTAATCGAGTAAGTATAGTTTTTATTATATTCCTGAATAATTTCAGAAAATCTTGTCACAACACGTTTAAAGGGTTTAAAAAAGCCTTCTTCGTTTTCTGAGTCTACATCACAGGTTAAGTAGGCCTTAGCATTTTCACTAATAATGATTTTGTTTAGGACAACTTCGTTAATATGCTCAAAATTACTGTCCTCTTCAGTGGTTCTGGTTAGCACCTCAATGCTTTTTTTAAGTTTTTCTTCAGGGTGTTTTAATGCAAAAGTTTCTAAAACTAATTGATACTCAATCCAAACCCAGTACCACGAGGTTAAATACATGAGCAAATGATGTTTGCTTTCGAAATATCTATAAATAGAACTTTCGTTCGAATTAATTGCTACCCCAAGTTTTTTGAATGTGAAAAGTTCAAATCCTAATTCATCAATAAGCAAAATGCTATGTTTAATGATACGTTTACCCAAGTCTGAGGTTTCAGGGTCTTTAATGAAAATACCCTTAGGTACTTCTATTTTAAAGCTTTGTAGTAAATTAATCATAGTGTATAATTGTCTATCTCACAAATTTAATAGTAATACTTTTAAAATTGTGTTATTATATATTAAAAATATGTGAATATTTTTGTGGAATTGATAATTATAATCTGTAAAAATATTCGATATCTAAATTAATAATAAATTGGTAGAGAATGAATAAGAGCAAGGAATTTGACCCTGGAGGAGTTGTATAAAAATCCGAGAGGATTTTCAGATTGTGAAATCAAGATAGCACGTTTGCGAGAATTTTCGAATGGAAATCAGAAGCGATGAGCTTTATATGGTGTTGTTTCGCGTCATTTAATTAGTAAAAGCGTATAGAAATACAATAATGATTAGAATAATTAGCATAATACCTTTAAAAAAACTATTCGGTTAATGCGTTTTTATTGAATTCATTTTGATTATAAAAAGCCCAAATTTTATTAGACCTAAACGAAAGATAGGACGTAAAACCTTTTAAAGAAAAAGTTCTATCGCTAAAGAAATTTAATAAAAAGAACTGTCAACTATATTGTCAACCAAAAATAAAAAAGCCCGTAAACATTACTGTTACGAGCTTTTGTTGCGGAGAAAGAGGGATTCGAACCCCCGGAGGTGTGACCCTCAACGGTTTTCAAGACCGCCGCATTCGACCACTCTGCCATTTCTCCTTGAGTGTCTCATCAGGTATTCCCTGATTGCGGGTGCAAATATAGAATCCTTTTTCAATTCTATCAAAGTTTTTTCGGCTTTTTTTCGACTTTTTTGTAAATAATTTTTAATCCATTCATTATGAGTAATTTTAAAAATAGTGATGTAAAATAAAAATGCAAACCTTACTTTTGTGTAACATAATATTGAAAAATGGATATCATAAAACAGCTCAAGTGGCGCTATGCCACTAAAAAGTTTGATGTAAATAAAAAATTATCGCCTGCCAAACTGGATACTTTAAAACAAGCTTTTAATCTAACAGCAACCTCATTCGGATTACAAACCATAAAACTACTTATTGTAGAAACCGAGAGTTTACGTCAGTCGTTATTGCCTCATGCGTACAATCAACGTCAGGTTACCGATGCTTCCCATCTTCTTGTTATTTGTATTCAGGAAAATGTTTTAGAGCACGACGTGGTTAACTATTACGAAAACATAAAGGATATTAGAAAAACGTCTGAAGATATTTTGAAACCTTATCGTGAAGACCTCATTAAAATGATGGGTAAAATGTCTGTCGAAGAACGCCAGCAGTGGTCAAAACATCAGGCATATATTGCATTAGGAAACTTAATGACTGTTTGTGCGGTTGAAAATATAGATTCCTGCCCAATGGAAGGCTTTAAAGCTTCAGAATACGATAAAATCTTAAACCTTCAGGAAAAAGGCTTAAAATCGGTTTTATTACTTCCTGTAGGATACCGTTCAGACGACGATATGTTTTCAGACTTCGCTAAGGTTAGAAAACCGCTTGAAGAAGCAATCATAGAATTATAAAAAATAAAATTAATGGCGTTACCCCAAAATACCTTTGGGGTCGGGCTTTCGGTAGTCGCTCTCTGCGAGGAGCTTCAACAAAACCTCAATCCCTAACGCAAAAACAAAAAATATATGCCAGGATTTGAATTATTTGGAGATTTGGAACGTAAAGAAGTAAACGATGTTTTAGATAATGGTGTGCTTATGCGCTATGGTTTCGACGGTATGCGCAACGGACACTGGAAAGCCAAAGAATTAGAAAAAGAATTAGAAAATACGTTTAAAGCGAATCACGTTCAGCTGGTTTCAAGCGGAACAGCAGCCATTTCAGTTGCTTTAGCAGCCGCAGGAGTAGGTGCAGGAGACGAGGTTATTTTACCAACCTTTACGTTTGTTGCCAGTTTTGAAGCTGTTATGATACTGGGGGCAACCCCGATTTTAGTCGATATAGACGATACCTTAACCTTAAATCCAAAGGCAGTAGAAGCCGCTATTACTTCAAAAACTAAAGCCGTTATGGTTGTCCATATGTGCGGAAGTATGGGCGATTTAGAAGCTTTACAGACTATTTGCGATAAGCATAACTTGATATTAGTCGAGGATGCTTGTCAGGCTATTGGCGGAACCTACAAAGGTAAAGCCTTAGGTAGTGTTGGAGATTTGGGTTGTTTTTCGTTCGACTTTGTAAAAACCATTACCTGTGGCGAAGGTGGAGCAGTTATTACCAATAACGAGAAATATTACCTGTATTCCGATCATTACAGCGATCATGGGCATGACCATGTTGGCAACGATAGGGGAGCAGAATCTCATCCGTTTTTAGGATATAATTTCAGAATCTCAGAATTACATGCTGCCGTTGGTTTAGGTCAGTTGAAACGTTTACCTGAGATTATAGAGACTCAAAAAAGGAACTTTAACATTCTACGAGAGGCTTTATCTGCAATTCCAGAAGTTACTTTTAGAACTGTTCCGGAAGGCGGAGAGGAAAGCTACGGCTTCTTAAATTTCTTTTTACCAAATTTAGAAGTGGCTCGTAAAGTTTCAGAAGGATTTAAAACTAATGGTGTTGATGCTTGTTTTCATTATTACGACAACAACTGGCATTATGTTCGCAAGTGGGAACATTTAAAAGAACTAAAATCTTTATATCCAATTTCAGAGGAAGTAAAAGCAGGATTAGCCTATTTAAAAGACGCTGAATTTACAGAATCTGATCATTTTATCGGTCGAAATATTTCGAGTTTAATCAAGTTATCATGGACTGAAGACGAGGTAAAAGCCAGAGCTTCTAAAATGGTTCAGGTTATTCAAGAGACCTTAAAACATTAGGTGTAACACGTATTTGTGTTATATATCTTCTATTATTTGTTACATATCTTATATACTCTTCATAGTTGAAATTTTAACTTTGATTAAGCTATTAATCAATAAAACATTAAAGTTTCAATTATGAAGAGATTTTTTATTTATTCTTCTTTCTTATTATTCATTTTTCTTTATTTAGGATGTAAGTCTAAAACCAAATCGGAAACAGAAATTACTGTTGAAGAAAAGGTTCCTGTAAAACCCTATAACACTTATAAAGACGCTATTGTTTTTAAAACCTTATCTATGGAGTTTATAGGTCTTGATACGATTCCGTCTGGATGGAATACGTTTAAATACATGAATAGGGCAAATGAAACGCATTTTATTTTATTGGATAAATACCCACAAGGAAAAACTATTGAAGATGGTGAAAAGGAGATAATTCCTGTTTTCGATAAAGGCATGGATTTAATAAATGAAGGTAATGCCGAGGCTGGCTTTGCCGAATTTGGTAAACTTCCGGAATGGTTTCCTCAAATTGTATTTACAGGAGGTTCCGGATTAATTGCAGGAGGAGAAACGAGTATTACGACTTTGCATTTAGAACCAGGCTATTATGTGATGGAGTGTTATGTAAAAATGCCTAATGGTAAATTTCATAACGCAATGGGCATGGTAAAAGAACTTATTGTAATTGATGAAGATTCGGGAAATATTGAGCCAAAGGAGGATGTTGAAATAGCAATTTCTAATGATGCAGGAATTGTTATTGCAGATAGTCTGCCAAAAGGACAAACGGTATTTAAAGTGACTTTTAAAGATCAAAAATTACACGAAAATTTTGTACAAACCGATATACATTTGGCTGAAATATCTGATAGCGTAAATTTAGATGCTTTAGAAAGCTGGATGGATTGGGCTAATCCAAAAGGATTAATAACACCAGTTCCGGAAGGGGTTAAGTTTTTGGGAGGCATCCAGGAAATGCCAGCCGGAAAACATGGATATTTTACGGCCGATTTAAGACCCGGCCGTTATGTTTTAATATCGGAAGTTCCTGCTTCAAAAAGTAAAAACTTACTTAAAGTATTTAACGTATCTGATTAGTAATTAACGTAATCTACGATTTCTAAACCGTAACCAACCATACCAATGCGCTTAGTTTGAGCACTGTTCGATATTAAGCGCATTTTATGAATATCTAAGTCGTGTAGTATTTGGGCACCAATACCAAAGTCTCTCGCATCCATATTAATTCTTGGTGCCTTAGATACTGCATTAGGTTTTTGGTTTTCCTTTAAGAAACTCAATCGGCTTAAAATATCCATAGACTGTACTTCCTGATTGATAAAGATGATGGCACCTTTACCTTCATCATTAATTATGTTAAACATATTCTCTAATTGTTCATCAACGTTATTGGTTAATGTACCTAAGATATCGTTATTAATTAACGTTGAATTAATCCTGGTAAGTACGGCATCTTCTTCATTCCAGATGCCTTTAGTTAATGCTAAATGTATTTGATTATTAGTAGTTTGTTTGTAAGCTCTTAATCTGAAACTACCAAAACGGGTTTCGATTTCAAAATCTTCTTTTTTCTCAATTAAAGAATCGTGTTGCATTCTGTATGCCACTAAATCTTCAATAGAAACGATTTTTAAATCCAGCTTTTTAGCCACTTCCATTAGTTGTGGTAAACGTGCCATTGTACCGTCTTCATTCATAATTTCAACGATAACACCAGCCGGTTGTAAGCCAGCCAAACGCGCAAAATCAATGGCAGCTTCGGTATGTCCGGTACGTCTTAAAACTCCCCCTTCTTTAGCAACTAAAGGGAAAATATGTCCAGGTCTTGCTAATTCAAATGGTTTAGTAGAAGGATCTACAAGTGCCTTTACTGTTTTAGCTCTATCGCTTGCTGAAATCCCTGTTGATACACCTTTACCACGTAAATCTACAGATACAGTGAAAGCAGTTTCCATATGATCTGTATTGTTTACAACCATCATATTTAAATCCAATTCTTTACAGCGTTTTTCTGTAAGGGGAGCACAAATTAGGCCTCTACCTTCAGTAGCCATAAAGTTTATCATTTCAGGAGTTACTTTATCTGCAGCAGCAAGAAAATCACCTTCATTTTCACGGTTTTCATCATCAACAACAATAATTACTTTGCCTTGTCTTATATCTTCAATGGCTTCTTGTATTGTGTTAAGTCTTATTTCAGTAGTTGTATTATTTGTCATGGTTTCAATTATCATGATGCAAAGATATTGCTATTTTAAGGAATTTAAACAATTTTGTTTTAGGTCTTCCTTCATTTTAGAATTTAGAAAAACATATCCAATAAAATAAAGAGGTAAACCAATAATGATTAAAATGAGATGTGGTTTTTTTTCTGGTTTATTGATATGTTTATAAAACTGATTGATATTTATAATCGTTTTGAAATAATAAATAATATACATGGCGAACGACACAATACTTAACTGAATTGAAGCCGTTGCAACCGATGGTAATTTATTATTTGCAAATACAAAGTGTAGGATAAGTAAAATAGCACCTATAGTATATAGTGTAATTGCAAATTTGGTGTGGTCTTTATAATCAGCATAAATATCTTCAGAAGTATCAAAGGCTTCATCTATCTTCAGACCTTGACTACGTAAAGATCGTGTTGAATACCCCCGAAAATTAAGCAGTTTTAAAGCTTCGTATCGTGTGTTCTCGTCATGACCCAAAGCTTCATAGTTGGCTATAACATCAAGAATTCTATCGTTTTTATACGAATGCATAAACGTGTAGTCTACGGTTTCTTTTTCTTTAATATTTAGAGCTTTTTTAATTGGTTCAATTAAATGATCGAATTCAAATAGGCCTTTATCTGCTGTGGCTCGTTTGGTTAAAAACACACCAAGAGGTAACATAACCAGAGTAGAAAACCAGCTGGCAAGAATAGGGTTGAAGCCTCCGTTTTTAGCACTGTTTGTAGCAAAAATTCCAATAAAGTGATAGGTTAGGAATAATAAAATAGCGATAACCATTGGCAAACCAATTCCTCCTTTACGTATTAAAGCTCCTAATGGTGCCCCAACAAAGAACAGAACGATACAAGCAAAACCTAAAGCGAATTTTTCATGCAGAGAAATATAATGTCTGTTGATTATGGAATTGGTAGCTTTAATTGGAGTTTCTCTGGAAATGAGAAGCTGATTGGCGCTGCCCATTGTTTTTTGGGCCATATCAACTAATTCTATTTGTCGTTTTAATTCCAGACTATCTAATAAGGGGCCTAAGTTTACAGAATCACGTTCTTTAACTTTAGATATTCTATGGTTATTAGCCATGATACTGGTTCGTTGTAAAATACTTTTTGAAAACGTTTCGTGGTCTTCCTTACGTTTAATTTCAAGCGAATCTATGGCCTTGTTTAAATCAATCACATCCAGCATGCTGTGCTTATCAGTTTGTGATTCGTCGTCCATATCAACCTCGTTCATTTGCGAGATGTCTATATTTATGGTGTACGTTTCGAAAGAACTTTTTGCGAATGGCTTTTTGTTGCGTTCTTTCGGATCTTTCGAGTAAATATCGCTGTAATAATTACCGTCTTTTAAAATAAGTTTGATAACATTTGAATCTTCTCTACTGGCTAATTCACCAGTTTTAGAGCGAATAACCGTAGCATTTTTACGACCATCATTACCTTTAATATGAATGGTAACACTGTCTAAATACTGTCCGCGATCGCCATGTTTCTTATCAAACTTTATATTGTATGTACCAACAGGATTGAATTGTCCTTCAGCTAAAACCATAGCAGGTTTTAACTTCGCTATATTTTTACGCAGGTTATAAGACTTTAGCTCGGCCCAGGGAATAACGTTATTAGAAAAGAAAAACGTTGTAACCCCTAAGATTACTATAAAAACACTTAGTCCCGACATGGCACGTTGCAATGAAATTCCAGTCGATTTCATCGCAGCAAACTCGTAGTTTTCAGCAAAACTTCCAAAAACCATAATAGAGGCCAGAAGAATGGTTAATGGTAAAACTAATGGAATTAGCTTAGGTGTGAAATAAAACAGAAATTTAAAAATTACTTCTATGTCAAGATCTTTCCCTGCAAGTTCTTTAATGTATAACCAGATGGTTTGTAATACAAAAATGAGCATGAGTATAATAAACACGCTCAAAAAAGTCTTGAGGTAAGACGTAAGGATATATCGGTCTAGTATTTTCAAGTGTAGGTGGCTTAATCTAGATTGTTGATGTAAAAATCTTTGTATTTGTTGGCGTCAAAGGTAAATAAGCTTTTCGATAAAGGCTCGTTTGTTTTAAAAGAATTAACAGTAAGCGTTGTTTTGGTGCCGTTTTTGCCAACCTGAATCAAGTTATAAATGTGTTTGGTTTGCTTATCGATACCTAACAAAATACTTTTTATTTCGGAGTTAGAATCGATAGGTGTTAATTTTACATACTGAATTTTTCTGCCATTGATGTTTTGCTCAATATCCATAGCATAAGTGTAACCATCTTCGTAAAACGATAACATTTTACTTGGGGTTACTGAATCTTCTTCACTATCACTATCTGAAGTTACAGTAACTTCTTCATCTTCTAAACTG includes the following:
- a CDS encoding NAD(P)H-dependent oxidoreductase, producing MDIIKQLKWRYATKKFDVNKKLSPAKLDTLKQAFNLTATSFGLQTIKLLIVETESLRQSLLPHAYNQRQVTDASHLLVICIQENVLEHDVVNYYENIKDIRKTSEDILKPYREDLIKMMGKMSVEERQQWSKHQAYIALGNLMTVCAVENIDSCPMEGFKASEYDKILNLQEKGLKSVLLLPVGYRSDDDMFSDFAKVRKPLEEAIIEL
- a CDS encoding LptF/LptG family permease — encoded protein: MKILDRYILTSYLKTFLSVFIILMLIFVLQTIWLYIKELAGKDLDIEVIFKFLFYFTPKLIPLVLPLTILLASIMVFGSFAENYEFAAMKSTGISLQRAMSGLSVFIVILGVTTFFFSNNVIPWAELKSYNLRKNIAKLKPAMVLAEGQFNPVGTYNIKFDKKHGDRGQYLDSVTIHIKGNDGRKNATVIRSKTGELASREDSNVIKLILKDGNYYSDIYSKDPKERNKKPFAKSSFETYTINIDISQMNEVDMDDESQTDKHSMLDVIDLNKAIDSLEIKRKEDHETFSKSILQRTSIMANNHRISKVKERDSVNLGPLLDSLELKRQIELVDMAQKTMGSANQLLISRETPIKATNSIINRHYISLHEKFALGFACIVLFFVGAPLGALIRKGGIGLPMVIAILLFLTYHFIGIFATNSAKNGGFNPILASWFSTLVMLPLGVFLTKRATADKGLFEFDHLIEPIKKALNIKEKETVDYTFMHSYKNDRILDVIANYEALGHDENTRYEALKLLNFRGYSTRSLRSQGLKIDEAFDTSEDIYADYKDHTKFAITLYTIGAILLILHFVFANNKLPSVATASIQLSIVSFAMYIIYYFKTIININQFYKHINKPEKKPHLILIIIGLPLYFIGYVFLNSKMKEDLKQNCLNSLK
- a CDS encoding DegT/DnrJ/EryC1/StrS family aminotransferase; this translates as MPGFELFGDLERKEVNDVLDNGVLMRYGFDGMRNGHWKAKELEKELENTFKANHVQLVSSGTAAISVALAAAGVGAGDEVILPTFTFVASFEAVMILGATPILVDIDDTLTLNPKAVEAAITSKTKAVMVVHMCGSMGDLEALQTICDKHNLILVEDACQAIGGTYKGKALGSVGDLGCFSFDFVKTITCGEGGAVITNNEKYYLYSDHYSDHGHDHVGNDRGAESHPFLGYNFRISELHAAVGLGQLKRLPEIIETQKRNFNILREALSAIPEVTFRTVPEGGEESYGFLNFFLPNLEVARKVSEGFKTNGVDACFHYYDNNWHYVRKWEHLKELKSLYPISEEVKAGLAYLKDAEFTESDHFIGRNISSLIKLSWTEDEVKARASKMVQVIQETLKH
- a CDS encoding peptidase domain-containing ABC transporter, which encodes MENNNVLSPWKRFLGLVQLEKKDIFRVAYFAIFEGILALTLPLGIQAIITLLQGGQVSTSWIVLVVLVTSGVAFTGILKLIQIRIIESIQQRIFTRASFDLAYRFPKIKMDEMRNYYLPELANRFFDTLSIQKGLSKILIDIPSAFLQVIFALILLSFYHPFFIVFGILLLGLIFIVFKYTAKKGLDTSLKESKYKYKMAHWLEEIARTVISFKLSGKTSLALDKTDDLVFDYVSGRESHFKVLMLQFKQMIGFKVIVTASLLLVGGSLVLHQQMNIGQFVAAEIIIILIIASVEKLILSLESIYDVLTAIEKLGQVVDKPIENQFGEEVSGARPFTIELKNAGYRVYNRNKPILEHISFTIEPSDRVLIQGESGSGKSSLLQLISGVVAPTDGYIYIDNLSIESLHINKYRSHLGMVLSEESPFEGTIRENVTFGNRDISDEDIFSVFEKVGLTSFLKRQQHGLNTLIKPEGKQIPYFISSKLLLARAILKQPKVLILEEPLKQFNFEESEKIFEYLCDKSNPWSVIVVSNLNYWKHKCNKHITLEDGHMINS
- a CDS encoding LolA family protein, yielding MKKIITVLLLTLSVTAFAQNKAKTLLNEVSAKVKSYNNISIDFKYVLENTAENIKQQTKGDVVMEGEKYRLNILGVTRLFDGKKLYSISLEDEEVTVTSDSDSEEDSVTPSKMLSFYEDGYTYAMDIEQNINGRKIQYVKLTPIDSNSEIKSILLGIDKQTKHIYNLIQVGKNGTKTTLTVNSFKTNEPLSKSLFTFDANKYKDFYINNLD
- a CDS encoding TetR/AcrR family transcriptional regulator; the encoded protein is MINLLQSFKIEVPKGIFIKDPETSDLGKRIIKHSILLIDELGFELFTFKKLGVAINSNESSIYRYFESKHHLLMYLTSWYWVWIEYQLVLETFALKHPEEKLKKSIEVLTRTTEEDSNFEHINEVVLNKIIISENAKAYLTCDVDSENEEGFFKPFKRVVTRFSEIIQEYNKNYTYSISLASSTIEGALHQHFFQQHIKSITNCNKTTSVTEFYTNLIFNTLKHGE
- the ribB gene encoding 3,4-dihydroxy-2-butanone-4-phosphate synthase; the protein is MTNNTTTEIRLNTIQEAIEDIRQGKVIIVVDDENRENEGDFLAAADKVTPEMINFMATEGRGLICAPLTEKRCKELDLNMMVVNNTDHMETAFTVSVDLRGKGVSTGISASDRAKTVKALVDPSTKPFELARPGHIFPLVAKEGGVLRRTGHTEAAIDFARLAGLQPAGVIVEIMNEDGTMARLPQLMEVAKKLDLKIVSIEDLVAYRMQHDSLIEKKEDFEIETRFGSFRLRAYKQTTNNQIHLALTKGIWNEEDAVLTRINSTLINNDILGTLTNNVDEQLENMFNIINDEGKGAIIFINQEVQSMDILSRLSFLKENQKPNAVSKAPRINMDARDFGIGAQILHDLDIHKMRLISNSAQTKRIGMVGYGLEIVDYVNY